AGGGTGCCGATATTCTCGGCGATCCACAGGAACAGGCTGGTCAGGAAGGCCGCGACGGGCAGGGGCATCCAGTACCAGCCGTTCAGCCTGAACCAGATGCGCGTCCGGCCGAAAAGCAGGACCGTTGCCGCGAACAGGACCAGCCTTATATCGGGCAGAAAATGATGCGCGAAGAAATTGACATAGATCGCGACGGCCAGCAGCACCGTCAGGGCGAATGGCGGATAGGGCGAAAATCGCATGTCGAAGATACGGATCACCCGCGCCATGTAGGACCCGACCGAGGCATACATGAAGCCCGAGAACAGCGGCACACCCCATAGCTTGAACAGCCCCGCCTCGGGATAGGCCCATGATCCGGCACCGACCTTGAAGATCTCCATCGCGGTGCCGGTCAGGTGGAACAGCAGGATCACGCGGGCCTCGGTCAGGCTCTCCAGCCGGAAGATCAGGAAAGCGGCCTGCGTTAGCAGCGCGAACAGGAACAGCGCGTCATAGCGTTGCAGCGCCCAGTCCGGCGACCAGACGGCACGGGTGACAAGGATCGCGAGCAGCATGAGCCCGCCGAACAGGCAGGCCCATCCCTGTTTGAGCACGAACATGGAGAACTCGACTGCCCAATGGGGCAGCCGGGTCCGCGCCCAGTCACCAAGACTGCGTTCAAGGCGCCGTGTCGGCCTCACAGATCCGGATAGAGCGGGAAGCGCGCGCAGAGTTCGGCCACTTCAGCGCGAACCTTGTCCTCGGTGGCGCCGTTGCCCTCTTCGCCATTGGCGGCAAGGCCATCGACGACCTCGACGATCCAGCGGGCAATCAGCCGGAACTCGGCCTCTCCGAAACCGCGCGTGGTGCCTGCGGGGGTACCAAGGCGGATGCCCGAGGTGACAAAGGGCTTTTCGGGATCGAAGGGCACGCCGTTCTTGTTGCAGGTGATATGCGCGCGGCCCAGGGCGGCCTCGGTCGCCTTGCCTGTCACGCCCTTGGGACGCAGGTCGGCGAGGCACAGATGGTTGTCGGTGCCGCCCGACACGATGTCGATGCCGCCCTTCATCAGCTCGTCCGCCATGGCGCGGGCATTGGTGACGACCTGTGCCGCGTAATCCTTGAAGCTGGGCTCGAGGGCCTCTCCGAAAGCTACCGCCTTGGCGGCGATCACATGCATCAGCGGACCGCCCTGCAGGCCGGGGAAGACCGCCGAATTGATCTTTTTCGCGATATCGGCGTCATTGGTCAGCACCATCCCGCCACGCGGACCGCGCAGCGATTTATGCGTGGTGGTGGTCACCACATGCGCATGCGGCAGCGGCGAGGGATGCTGTCCGCCCGCGACCAGCCCGGCGATATGGGCCATGTCCACCATCAGGTAGGCACCCACCTCGTCGGCGATCTTGCGGAATGCCGCCCAGTCCCAGATGCGGCTATAGGCGGTGCCGCCAGCCAGGATCAGCTTGGGCTTGTGCTGGCGCGCGGCCTCGGCAACCGCCTCCATGTCCAGCAGCTGATCCTGCTGGCGCACGCCATAGCTGAGAACGTTGAACCATTTGCCCGACATGTTGACGGGCGAGCCATGGGTCAGGTGACCGCCGGAATTCAGGTCCAGCCCCATGAAGGTGTCGCCGGGTTTCAGCAGCGCCAGGAACACGGCCTGGTTCATCTGGCTGCCGCTATTGGGTTGGACATTGGCGAATTCGCAGTCGAACAGCTTCTTGGCGCGTTCGATGGCCAGGTTCTCGACGATGTCCACATATTGGCAGCCGCCATAATAGCGCTTGCCCG
This region of Paracoccus saliphilus genomic DNA includes:
- a CDS encoding DUF817 domain-containing protein, whose translation is MFVLKQGWACLFGGLMLLAILVTRAVWSPDWALQRYDALFLFALLTQAAFLIFRLESLTEARVILLFHLTGTAMEIFKVGAGSWAYPEAGLFKLWGVPLFSGFMYASVGSYMARVIRIFDMRFSPYPPFALTVLLAVAIYVNFFAHHFLPDIRLVLFAATVLLFGRTRIWFRLNGWYWMPLPVAAFLTSLFLWIAENIGTLTGTWIYAGQSALDHVSFAKIGSWYLLLYVSFVTVTIAARDAIRSAAPERPERTTQADHPTPSPEALSSASPVYVSRRRR
- the glyA gene encoding serine hydroxymethyltransferase encodes the protein MNAPTRDNGFFTEALTNRDPEIAGAIGKELGRQRDEIELIASENIVSKAVLEAQGTVLTNKYAEGYPGKRYYGGCQYVDIVENLAIERAKKLFDCEFANVQPNSGSQMNQAVFLALLKPGDTFMGLDLNSGGHLTHGSPVNMSGKWFNVLSYGVRQQDQLLDMEAVAEAARQHKPKLILAGGTAYSRIWDWAAFRKIADEVGAYLMVDMAHIAGLVAGGQHPSPLPHAHVVTTTTHKSLRGPRGGMVLTNDADIAKKINSAVFPGLQGGPLMHVIAAKAVAFGEALEPSFKDYAAQVVTNARAMADELMKGGIDIVSGGTDNHLCLADLRPKGVTGKATEAALGRAHITCNKNGVPFDPEKPFVTSGIRLGTPAGTTRGFGEAEFRLIARWIVEVVDGLAANGEEGNGATEDKVRAEVAELCARFPLYPDL